The genomic interval CAGGTGGGCCACGTCGTCGCGCCACGAGCGCACGCCCGCTCCGGCGGCGAGCGCCGGCGACTCGCGGGTCGACGCCCACGATGCGTGGGACACCCTCAGCAGGGGGGCGGATCCGACCGCTCCGGAGGACCGCTAGGCTGACTCCAGCCGAGCCGGAACATCACGAGAGGCACCACCACGATCATGGCCGAGAACCCGAACGCTGAGAACCCCTACCTGCCCAGCGCGGCCCCGTTCCACAACGAGGGCAAGACCGTCGCCGCGTGGGTCGCGATGATCGGTGTGACGCTGGGTGCCATCATCGCCGCGGTGGGCTTCCTCTCCCCGACTCTCTGGATCATCGTCGCAGGTGCCGTCGTCGTCGTGGCCTCGCTCATCGCGGGCGCGGTGCTGCGCGGCATGGGTCTGGGCCAGCCCGGCGCGGCCGTTGGCGAGCGCCGCGCATGACGGTCCTGGAGGGCATCGTCGCGGGCGTGCGCGAGGATCTCGCGGTCCGCCAGGCCGCCACGAGCCTGGACGCGCTCAAGGAGCGCGCCTCGCGTGCCGAGGGCGCGCTCGAGGTCGTCAGCCGACTGCGCAAGCAGGACTCCGTCGCGGTCATCGCGGAGGTCAAGCGGTCGAGCCCCTCGAAGGGTGCACTCGCGGCGATCTCCGACCCGGCCGCGCTCGCAGCCGAGTACGCGACGGGCGGCGCGAGCGTCATCTCGGTGCTCACCGAGGAGCGCCGGTTCGGCGGCAGCCTGGCCGATCTCGACGCGGTGCGCGCGAAGGTCGACGTGCCGGTGCTGCGCAAGGACTTCGTCGTCACGCCCTACCAGGTGTGGGAGGCACGGGCGCACGGCGCCGACCTCGTGCTCCTGATCGTCGCGGCGCTCGAGCAGACCGTGCTCGAGTCGCTCGTGGAGCGCGTGCACTCGCTCGGCATGACCGCCCTCGTCGAGGCGCACACGGCCGACGAGGTCGCGCGCGCACTGGACGCCGGGGCGCGTGTCGTGGGCGTCAACGCCCGGGATCTCAAGACTCTCCAGGTCGACCGCTCCGTGTTCACCCGCCTGGCACCGCTCATCCCGGACGACGTCGTCCGGGTCGCGGAGTCCGGGGTGCGCGGGCCGCACGACGTGATGGACTACGCCAGGGCCGGCGCTCACGCCGTCCTGGTCGGCGAGGCGCTCGTGACCGACGCCGCGCCGCGCCGCTCGGTCGCCGACCTCGTCGCGGCGGGTCAACACCCGTCGTTGTGGTCGGTGCGTCCCGCCGCGCAGTCCTGACACCAGCCGAGGAGACACCTTGTCGCACGACCCAACGAGCGGCTCTGCCGTGAGCGACGCCCTGTCCAGCACGCTCGCGCACCAGGTGCTCGGGCGCCTGTCCGAGCAGCCGGGCCCGTACTTCGGCGAGTTCGGCGGTCGCTGGGTGCCCGAGGCGCTCATCGCCGCACTCGACGAGCTGGAGACCGAGTACCGCAAGGCGCTCGAGGACCCCCAGTTCACGGAGGAGCTCCAGCGGCTGCACCGGGAGTACGTGGGCCGCCCGTCGCCGCTCACCGAGGTCGCGCGGTTCGCCCAGCACTGCGGCGGCGACGCGGGCAACCGCGTGTTCCTCAAGCGCGAGGACCTCAACCACACCGGCTCGCACAAGATCAACAACGTCCTGGGCCAGGCGCTGCTCGTCAAGCGGATGGGCAAGACGCGCGTCATCGCCGAGACGGGCGCGGGCCAGCACGGCGTCGCGACCGCGACGGCCGCAGCGCTGCTCGACCTCGAGTGCGTCGTCTACATGGGCGAGGAGGACACCCGGCGCCAGGCGCTCAACGTGGCCCGCATGCGCCTGCTCGGCGCGACGGTCGTCCCGGTCCAGATCGGGTC from Xylanimonas allomyrinae carries:
- a CDS encoding HGxxPAAW family protein yields the protein MAENPNAENPYLPSAAPFHNEGKTVAAWVAMIGVTLGAIIAAVGFLSPTLWIIVAGAVVVVASLIAGAVLRGMGLGQPGAAVGERRA
- the trpC gene encoding indole-3-glycerol phosphate synthase TrpC → MTVLEGIVAGVREDLAVRQAATSLDALKERASRAEGALEVVSRLRKQDSVAVIAEVKRSSPSKGALAAISDPAALAAEYATGGASVISVLTEERRFGGSLADLDAVRAKVDVPVLRKDFVVTPYQVWEARAHGADLVLLIVAALEQTVLESLVERVHSLGMTALVEAHTADEVARALDAGARVVGVNARDLKTLQVDRSVFTRLAPLIPDDVVRVAESGVRGPHDVMDYARAGAHAVLVGEALVTDAAPRRSVADLVAAGQHPSLWSVRPAAQS